From one Pseudomonas fluorescens genomic stretch:
- the dnaQ gene encoding DNA polymerase III subunit epsilon: MQNNRSVVLDTETTGMPVTDGHRIIEIGGVELMGRRLTGRHFHVYLQPDRESDEGAIGVHGITDSFLLDKPRFAEVADEFFEFIQGAQLIIHNAAFDVGFINNEFALLGQHDRADIAQHCTILDTLMLARSRHPGQRNSLDALCKRYGVDNSGRELHGALLDSELLADVYLNMTGGQTSLSLAGHGADGEDKDSDNRGSEIRRLPASRQPGRIIRATEQELELHMARLEAIAKSAGGPALWQQLAEAN; this comes from the coding sequence ATGCAGAACAACAGGTCGGTCGTCCTCGACACCGAAACCACCGGTATGCCGGTCACCGACGGCCACCGTATCATCGAGATCGGGGGTGTCGAGTTGATGGGCCGACGTCTGACCGGGCGGCACTTCCACGTCTACCTGCAACCTGATCGCGAGAGCGATGAAGGCGCCATCGGCGTTCACGGCATCACTGATTCCTTCCTGCTCGACAAGCCACGTTTTGCCGAGGTTGCCGATGAGTTCTTCGAATTCATCCAGGGCGCCCAGCTGATCATCCATAACGCGGCGTTCGACGTTGGCTTCATCAACAACGAGTTCGCCTTGCTCGGTCAACACGACCGCGCCGATATCGCCCAGCACTGCACCATTCTCGATACCCTGATGCTGGCCCGCTCCCGGCACCCGGGCCAGCGCAATAGCCTCGACGCCCTGTGCAAGCGCTACGGGGTCGACAACTCCGGCCGTGAGCTGCACGGCGCGTTGCTCGACTCGGAGCTGCTGGCCGACGTCTACCTGAACATGACCGGTGGCCAGACCAGCCTGTCGTTGGCCGGTCACGGTGCTGATGGCGAAGATAAGGATAGCGACAACCGCGGCAGCGAGATCCGCCGCCTGCCCGCCAGCCGTCAGCCAGGGCGGATCATCCGCGCCACCGAGCAAGAGCTTGAGCTGCACATGGCCCGCCTGGAGGCGATTGCCAAATCCGCCGGTGGCCCGGCGTTGTGGCAGCAACTGGCCGAAGCAAACTGA